Proteins found in one Oncorhynchus mykiss isolate Arlee chromosome 17, USDA_OmykA_1.1, whole genome shotgun sequence genomic segment:
- the agtrap gene encoding type-1 angiotensin II receptor-associated protein isoform X2, giving the protein MEIPAVNLKAIVLMHWLLTIWGCMAWLPPSYAWGNFSVLAVGVWAIAQRDSIDAVLMFLIGIAVTILTDIIHFGIYYPLAEGLAERNRDTFRFSAGMAILGLLLKPVSCFFVYQMYRERGGDYNVNFGECFPSVTRNRDAYQSIDQQDQSTSSANPFNQAEGTKPGPPHSY; this is encoded by the exons ATGGAAATTCCTGCCGTAAACCTCAAG GCCATAGTACTAATGCACTGGCTACTGACCATCTG GGGCTGCATGGCCTGGCTACCCCCCTCCTATGCCTGGGGGAACTTCAGTGTCCTGGCTGTGGGTGTGTGGGCCATTGCTCAGAGGGACTCCATCGATGCTGTACTTATG TTTCTTATTGGGATTGCAGTGACGATACTGACGGACATCATCCATTTTGGGATCTACTATCCGCTGGCCGAAGGTCtagcagagaggaacagggacACATTCCGCTTCAGTGCGGGCATGGCCATCCTGGGCCTGCTACTCAAACCTGTCTCTTGCTTCTTCGTCTACCAAATGTACAGAGAACGTGGAGGAGATTACAATGTCAACTTTGGTGAGT GCTTCCCCAGTGTAACACGAAACAGAGATGCTTACCAGTCCATTGACCAGCAGGACCAGTCCACCAGCTCAGCCAACCCCTTCAACCAGGCCGAGGGCACCAAGCCTGGACCACCACACTCCTACTGA
- the agtrap gene encoding type-1 angiotensin II receptor-associated protein isoform X6, producing MEIPAVNLKAIVLMHWLLTIWGCMAWLPPSYAWGNFSVLAVGVWAIAQRDSIDAVLMFLIGIAVTILTDIIHFGIYYPLAEGLAERNRDTFRFSAGMAILGLLLKPVSCFFVYQMYRERGGDYNVNFGEYLDTSVDSRCTTDSADSAFIGRRY from the exons ATGGAAATTCCTGCCGTAAACCTCAAG GCCATAGTACTAATGCACTGGCTACTGACCATCTG GGGCTGCATGGCCTGGCTACCCCCCTCCTATGCCTGGGGGAACTTCAGTGTCCTGGCTGTGGGTGTGTGGGCCATTGCTCAGAGGGACTCCATCGATGCTGTACTTATG TTTCTTATTGGGATTGCAGTGACGATACTGACGGACATCATCCATTTTGGGATCTACTATCCGCTGGCCGAAGGTCtagcagagaggaacagggacACATTCCGCTTCAGTGCGGGCATGGCCATCCTGGGCCTGCTACTCAAACCTGTCTCTTGCTTCTTCGTCTACCAAATGTACAGAGAACGTGGAGGAGATTACAATGTCAACTTTGGTGAGT ACTTAGACACCTCAGTGGACAGTCGCTGCACCACGGATAGTGCCGACAGTGCCTTTATCGGCCGCCGCTACTga
- the agtrap gene encoding type-1 angiotensin II receptor-associated protein isoform X4: MEIPAVNLKAIVLMHWLLTIWGCMAWLPPSYAWGNFSVLAVGVWAIAQRDSIDAVLMFLIGIAVTILTDIIHFGIYYPLAEGLAERNRDTFRFSAGMAILGLLLKPVSCFFVYQMYRERGGDYNVNFGFPSVTRNRDAYQSIDQQDQSTSSANPFNQAEGTKPGPPHSY, translated from the exons ATGGAAATTCCTGCCGTAAACCTCAAG GCCATAGTACTAATGCACTGGCTACTGACCATCTG GGGCTGCATGGCCTGGCTACCCCCCTCCTATGCCTGGGGGAACTTCAGTGTCCTGGCTGTGGGTGTGTGGGCCATTGCTCAGAGGGACTCCATCGATGCTGTACTTATG TTTCTTATTGGGATTGCAGTGACGATACTGACGGACATCATCCATTTTGGGATCTACTATCCGCTGGCCGAAGGTCtagcagagaggaacagggacACATTCCGCTTCAGTGCGGGCATGGCCATCCTGGGCCTGCTACTCAAACCTGTCTCTTGCTTCTTCGTCTACCAAATGTACAGAGAACGTGGAGGAGATTACAATGTCAACTTTG GCTTCCCCAGTGTAACACGAAACAGAGATGCTTACCAGTCCATTGACCAGCAGGACCAGTCCACCAGCTCAGCCAACCCCTTCAACCAGGCCGAGGGCACCAAGCCTGGACCACCACACTCCTACTGA
- the LOC110494434 gene encoding draxin-A codes for MMSSSWCLPLALLFSTLAVSHSAEPGSTHAKRRLAQPSPGSGNALQYPDQGFQSHGHGHGRERGGGHGGQGSRGAKASSGAGLLSRRPLHSAARPEDDGTGLEGLNPVRLEMGPVGREQEKGRGGFRNPSHARDNHPLGPRKGRGQGHGHHFDQRRHGGRRDKGRLTKGFLPEPELGSVLKNRDLSEEGSVSSAAAAASSHRLTPPTEPPSPIYVVFGSGSYAVSTVMSEHLPTLPPASTKPQKSGRGKMQGEVMPTLDMTLFDWTDYEDMKPVDAWPSSRKKDKRRSKNLSSGNVTVDTDAIEPCDHHLDCLPGSCCDLRQHECKPHNRGLNNKCYDDCMCEEGFRCYAKFHRKRRVTRRRGRCVVPESANSDQGAFITV; via the exons ATGATGTCTTCCTCCTGGTGTCTGCCTCTGgctctcctgttctccactctggCTGTTTCACACAGCGCTGAACCTGGCTCCACACATGCAAAGAGGAGACTGGCACAGCCCTCGCCAGGCAGTGGCAATGCCCTCCAGTACCCTGATCAGGGCTTCCAGAGTCACGGGCATGGGCATGGTAGGGAGCGTGGAGGGGGGCATGGTGGCCAGGGGTCCCGCGGTGCCAAAGCCAGTTCTGGGGCTGGGCTTCTCTCCCGCAGGCCCCTGCACTCCGCAGCTCGGCCTGAGGATGATGGGACGGGTCTGGAGGGCCTGAACCCGGTGAGACTGGAGATGGGTCCTGTGGGCAGGGAGCAGGAGAAGGGTCGTGGGGGCTTCAGGAACCCGTCTCATGCCCGAGACAACCACCCTCTGGGGCCACGCAAGGGGAGGGGCCAGGGGCATGGGCACCACTTTGACCAGAGGAGACATGGAGGTCGGAGAGATAAGGGTCGGCTCACTAAAG GTTTTCTCCCTGAGCCTGAGCTGGGCTCTGTTCTGAAGAACAGGGATCTGTCTGAGGAGGGATCTGTCTCCTCCGCCGCTGCAGCCGCCTCCTCTCACAGATTGACCCCGCCCACtgaacccccctcccccatctaCGTGGTCTTTGGCTCCGGCTCCTATGCGGTTTCCACGGTGATGAGCGAGCATCTCCCAACGCTGCCCCCAGCCTCCACCAAACCCCAG AAGTCTGGCCGGGGGAAGATGCAAGGAGAGGTGATGCCCACTCTGGACATGACTCTGTTTGACTGGACAGACTACGAGGACATGAAGCCAGTGGACGCCTGGCCATCTTCCAGGAAGAAAG ACAAGCGGCGCAGTAAGAACCTGAGCAGTGGCAATGTGACAGTGGACACTGATGCCATCGAGCCATGTGACCACCATCTGGACTGTCTCCCAG GCTCCTGCTGTGACCTGAGACAACACGAGTGTAAGCCTCACAACCGGGGCCTCAACAACAAGTGCTATGATGACTGTATGTGCGAGGAAG GGTTCCGTTGCTATGCCAAGTTCCACCGGAAGCGTCGAGTGACCAGGCGAAGGGGCCGCTGCGTGGTGCCAGAGTCAGCCAACAGTGACCAGGGTGCCTTCATCACAGTGTGA
- the agtrap gene encoding type-1 angiotensin II receptor-associated protein isoform X5: MEIPAVNLKAIVLMHWLLTIWGCMAWLPPSYAWGNFSVLAVGVWAIAQRDSIDAVLMFLIGIAVTILTDIIHFGIYYPLAEGLAERNRDTFRFSAGMAILGLLLKPVSCFFVYQMYRERGGDYNVNFANWKSTVHSKGQLHSGIYNGSGRTHSLLNLIEVKLRC; this comes from the exons ATGGAAATTCCTGCCGTAAACCTCAAG GCCATAGTACTAATGCACTGGCTACTGACCATCTG GGGCTGCATGGCCTGGCTACCCCCCTCCTATGCCTGGGGGAACTTCAGTGTCCTGGCTGTGGGTGTGTGGGCCATTGCTCAGAGGGACTCCATCGATGCTGTACTTATG TTTCTTATTGGGATTGCAGTGACGATACTGACGGACATCATCCATTTTGGGATCTACTATCCGCTGGCCGAAGGTCtagcagagaggaacagggacACATTCCGCTTCAGTGCGGGCATGGCCATCCTGGGCCTGCTACTCAAACCTGTCTCTTGCTTCTTCGTCTACCAAATGTACAGAGAACGTGGAGGAGATTACAATGTCAACTTTG CTAATTGGAAGAGTACAGTACACAGTAAAGGACAATTACACAGTGGAATCTATAATGGCAGTGGCAGAACCCATTCCCTTCTCAACTTGATCGAAGTCAAACTGAGATGTTAG
- the agtrap gene encoding type-1 angiotensin II receptor-associated protein isoform X3, which translates to MEIPAVNLKAIVLMHWLLTIWGCMAWLPPSYAWGNFSVLAVGVWAIAQRDSIDAVLMFLIGIAVTILTDIIHFGIYYPLAEGLAERNRDTFRFSAGMAILGLLLKPVSCFFVYQMYRERGGDYNVNFAGFPSVTRNRDAYQSIDQQDQSTSSANPFNQAEGTKPGPPHSY; encoded by the exons ATGGAAATTCCTGCCGTAAACCTCAAG GCCATAGTACTAATGCACTGGCTACTGACCATCTG GGGCTGCATGGCCTGGCTACCCCCCTCCTATGCCTGGGGGAACTTCAGTGTCCTGGCTGTGGGTGTGTGGGCCATTGCTCAGAGGGACTCCATCGATGCTGTACTTATG TTTCTTATTGGGATTGCAGTGACGATACTGACGGACATCATCCATTTTGGGATCTACTATCCGCTGGCCGAAGGTCtagcagagaggaacagggacACATTCCGCTTCAGTGCGGGCATGGCCATCCTGGGCCTGCTACTCAAACCTGTCTCTTGCTTCTTCGTCTACCAAATGTACAGAGAACGTGGAGGAGATTACAATGTCAACTTTG CAGGCTTCCCCAGTGTAACACGAAACAGAGATGCTTACCAGTCCATTGACCAGCAGGACCAGTCCACCAGCTCAGCCAACCCCTTCAACCAGGCCGAGGGCACCAAGCCTGGACCACCACACTCCTACTGA
- the agtrap gene encoding type-1 angiotensin II receptor-associated protein isoform X7 — translation MEIPAVNLKAIVLMHWLLTIWGCMAWLPPSYAWGNFSVLAVGVWAIAQRDSIDAVLMFLIGIAVTILTDIIHFGIYYPLAEGLAERNRDTFRFSAGMAILGLLLKPVSCFFVYQMYRERGGDYNVNFDLDTSVDSRCTTDSADSAFIGRRY, via the exons ATGGAAATTCCTGCCGTAAACCTCAAG GCCATAGTACTAATGCACTGGCTACTGACCATCTG GGGCTGCATGGCCTGGCTACCCCCCTCCTATGCCTGGGGGAACTTCAGTGTCCTGGCTGTGGGTGTGTGGGCCATTGCTCAGAGGGACTCCATCGATGCTGTACTTATG TTTCTTATTGGGATTGCAGTGACGATACTGACGGACATCATCCATTTTGGGATCTACTATCCGCTGGCCGAAGGTCtagcagagaggaacagggacACATTCCGCTTCAGTGCGGGCATGGCCATCCTGGGCCTGCTACTCAAACCTGTCTCTTGCTTCTTCGTCTACCAAATGTACAGAGAACGTGGAGGAGATTACAATGTCAACTTTG ACTTAGACACCTCAGTGGACAGTCGCTGCACCACGGATAGTGCCGACAGTGCCTTTATCGGCCGCCGCTACTga
- the agtrap gene encoding type-1 angiotensin II receptor-associated protein isoform X1 encodes MEIPAVNLKAIVLMHWLLTIWGCMAWLPPSYAWGNFSVLAVGVWAIAQRDSIDAVLMFLIGIAVTILTDIIHFGIYYPLAEGLAERNRDTFRFSAGMAILGLLLKPVSCFFVYQMYRERGGDYNVNFGESGFPSVTRNRDAYQSIDQQDQSTSSANPFNQAEGTKPGPPHSY; translated from the exons ATGGAAATTCCTGCCGTAAACCTCAAG GCCATAGTACTAATGCACTGGCTACTGACCATCTG GGGCTGCATGGCCTGGCTACCCCCCTCCTATGCCTGGGGGAACTTCAGTGTCCTGGCTGTGGGTGTGTGGGCCATTGCTCAGAGGGACTCCATCGATGCTGTACTTATG TTTCTTATTGGGATTGCAGTGACGATACTGACGGACATCATCCATTTTGGGATCTACTATCCGCTGGCCGAAGGTCtagcagagaggaacagggacACATTCCGCTTCAGTGCGGGCATGGCCATCCTGGGCCTGCTACTCAAACCTGTCTCTTGCTTCTTCGTCTACCAAATGTACAGAGAACGTGGAGGAGATTACAATGTCAACTTTGGTGAGT CAGGCTTCCCCAGTGTAACACGAAACAGAGATGCTTACCAGTCCATTGACCAGCAGGACCAGTCCACCAGCTCAGCCAACCCCTTCAACCAGGCCGAGGGCACCAAGCCTGGACCACCACACTCCTACTGA